From the genome of Bacillus sp. V2I10:
CAGGCAAGTTTGGGTAAATGGCTATCGAGCCGAAAATGAAAGAACATTTTTTATAGGGACACCAAATAATGAGCAGAGATACCTGTTTGATTTAGCGATCGAAGCACAAAGAGTGGGAATCGAAATGATTAAACCAGGTGTTCTAGCAAAAGATGTAGATATTGCATCCTTTGAAGTTTTTGCAAAAGCAGGCTACGGTGATTACGTGAATCATCGCATTGGACACGGTTTAGGATTGTCGGAGCATGAAGAGCCATATTTAAGATTTGATAATGATTTAATTCTCCAAGAGGGAATGGTGTATACCATTGAACCCGGTGTTTATGTTCCAGGAATTGGTGGGTTTAGACATTCCGATACTGTAATCTTGACTAAGAATGGCTGCAAGACCATTACAAACTACCCAAGACTAGCTGATGATTTAATTTTTTCTTGAATCATTAAGGACTATCAGAATAAAGGGATGATGCAGGTTGAATAAATGAAGAGAACCAAGGGGGAAGATGAATGAAAAAGGCTTCGGTTGATCACGTGATTTTTTGGCCATCTATTATTCTTGTGATTGTGGTTACTTTGTTACTGGTTTTCTTTCAAGCAGATGCGGAACCATTTATTAATAATGCTTTAAGTATAATTACGAATAAAACGGATTGGGTATTTCAATTTTTAACAGTTGGGATATTTGGGATATTACTTTGGCTAGCTTTTGGTAGATATGGAACGATTAAGCTTGGTTCAAAAGAAGATCTGCCTGAGTTTTCTAACTTCAGCTGGGGAGCCATGCTATTTTGTGCAAGCATGGGGACAAGCATCATGTTTTGGTCTGTTGTCGAACCGCTATACTACTATACGGGACCTCCTTTTGGGATTGAGGCCAATTCTAAAGAAGCTGCGGATATAGCGCTAAGCTATGGATTGTTTCACTGGGGAGTTTCAGCTTGGGCTCTTTATACCCTGCCAGCAGTAGCGATTGCCTATTCGTTTTTTGTAAAAAATAATTCTACCCTTCGCATTAGCTCAGCATGTAGAGGGGCACTAGGCAGACATTCGGACACTTGGGTAGGTAAAACTTTAGACGTTGTGATCATTTGGAGTATGGTAGGTGGATTGTCGACCTCTCTAGGTCTTGGGGTGCCAATGATTTCTACATTAATCGGCGATTTATTCGGAATTGAACAATCCACTGAATTGAACATTGCTATCATAGCGATTTGGACTGTGATTTTTAGCGCAAGTGCTTATATGGGGTTATACACTGGTATAAAAAAATTAAGTGACTGG
Proteins encoded in this window:
- a CDS encoding BCCT family transporter — its product is MKKASVDHVIFWPSIILVIVVTLLLVFFQADAEPFINNALSIITNKTDWVFQFLTVGIFGILLWLAFGRYGTIKLGSKEDLPEFSNFSWGAMLFCASMGTSIMFWSVVEPLYYYTGPPFGIEANSKEAADIALSYGLFHWGVSAWALYTLPAVAIAYSFFVKNNSTLRISSACRGALGRHSDTWVGKTLDVVIIWSMVGGLSTSLGLGVPMISTLIGDLFGIEQSTELNIAIIAIWTVIFSASAYMGLYTGIKKLSDWNVYMALGLAVFVMIVGPTSFIFSYFSNSLGIMIDSFAKMSFYTDPIQKSGFPQSWTVFYWAWFAATAPFIGLFIARISKGRTIRELIFNVLLWGTIGSWLYFAVFGGYAMNLELTGELSLTTILSEQGGPAVILAVLNSLPFTTIVMVFFIILGFIFLSTSLDSATYVIASIATKKLHHTEEPARWQRMVWGIVLAFMAVSLTLIGGLSIVQTSSVLVSIPVVAMYFLLTYSLIKWLKTDFPNEEKQHDIQLKKVN